In Aeromicrobium marinum DSM 15272, one genomic interval encodes:
- a CDS encoding cytochrome c oxidase subunit 3, giving the protein MVTVGTIVWLASDLLFFAGLFAAYFTVRNVAPELWAQETLLLNVPFASVNTLILVMSSVTCQFGVFAAVKGKAGRSGTLRQVRLWGMREWFVLTYVMGAIFIGGQALEYAELIHEGVTLSSSAYGSLFYLATGFHGLHVVGGLMMFLLVIGRTFAARKFTHEQAISAIVASYYWHFVDVVWVALFASIYLLQ; this is encoded by the coding sequence ATGGTGACGGTCGGCACCATCGTCTGGCTGGCGAGCGACCTGCTGTTCTTCGCCGGTCTGTTCGCCGCGTACTTCACGGTGCGCAACGTGGCTCCGGAGCTGTGGGCCCAGGAGACGCTGCTGCTCAACGTCCCCTTCGCCTCGGTCAACACCCTGATCCTGGTGATGAGCTCGGTCACCTGCCAGTTCGGTGTGTTCGCGGCGGTGAAGGGCAAGGCCGGCCGGTCCGGCACCCTGCGTCAGGTCCGCCTGTGGGGCATGCGTGAGTGGTTCGTCCTCACCTACGTCATGGGCGCCATCTTCATCGGCGGTCAGGCCCTGGAGTACGCCGAGCTGATCCACGAGGGCGTCACGCTCTCCTCGTCGGCGTACGGCAGCCTGTTCTACCTCGCCACCGGCTTCCACGGCCTGCACGTGGTGGGCGGACTGATGATGTTCCTGCTGGTGATCGGCCGCACCTTCGCGGCGCGCAAGTTCACCCACGAGCAGGCCATCAGCGCCATCGTCGCGTCCTACTACTGGCACTTCGTCGACGTCGTGTGGGTCGCGCTGTTCGCGTCGATCTACCTGTTGCAGTGA
- a CDS encoding c-type cytochrome, which produces MRTLSTRRRHPLAGLFVLIGGLVIAGALYSAFAPKAATAEETSSRDVEAGRDLFLIGCASCHGLNAEGIVTVSGGNYGPSLIGVGAASVDFQVGTGRMPMAQAAPQAPRKTPEYTEEETRQLAAYIASLGPGPAIPSEEFLEYEDLSAEEISEGGEFFRTNCTACHNSVGAGGALPSGRYAPSLYDVTPKHIYEAMQIGPQQMPVFGDDVISPEDKRAIIGYIKAVQEQPNYGGFGGGGLGPVADGVWVWVIGIGGLVGFAIWIAAHGTRSTKKVKGAEQ; this is translated from the coding sequence GTGCGGACTCTCTCGACCAGACGCCGGCATCCTCTGGCCGGCCTGTTCGTCCTGATCGGCGGACTGGTCATCGCCGGAGCCCTGTACTCGGCGTTCGCGCCGAAGGCCGCCACGGCCGAGGAGACCAGCTCGCGCGACGTCGAGGCCGGGCGCGACCTGTTCCTCATCGGGTGCGCCAGCTGCCACGGTCTGAACGCCGAGGGCATCGTCACCGTCAGTGGCGGCAACTACGGACCGTCCCTCATCGGCGTCGGCGCCGCATCCGTCGACTTCCAGGTCGGCACCGGCCGCATGCCGATGGCGCAGGCCGCCCCGCAGGCCCCGCGCAAGACCCCGGAGTACACCGAGGAGGAGACCCGCCAGCTGGCGGCGTACATCGCCTCGCTCGGCCCCGGTCCGGCCATCCCGTCCGAGGAGTTCCTCGAGTACGAGGACCTCTCGGCCGAGGAGATCAGCGAGGGCGGCGAGTTCTTCCGCACCAACTGCACCGCCTGCCACAACTCCGTCGGAGCCGGCGGCGCGCTGCCCAGCGGTCGCTACGCACCGTCGCTGTACGACGTGACCCCCAAGCACATCTACGAGGCCATGCAGATCGGCCCGCAGCAGATGCCGGTCTTCGGCGACGACGTCATCAGCCCGGAGGACAAGCGGGCCATCATCGGCTACATCAAGGCCGTGCAGGAGCAGCCCAACTACGGCGGCTTCGGCGGCGGCGGTCTCGGTCCGGTGGCCGACGGCGTCTGGGTCTGGGTCATCGGCATCGGCGGCCTGGTGGGCTTCGCCATCTGGATCGCCGCACACGGAACCCGTTCCACCAAGAAGGTCAAGGGAGCAGAGCAGTGA
- a CDS encoding ubiquinol-cytochrome c reductase iron-sulfur subunit, producing the protein MSDELQRHDDTTPAAAEPIADPGLPEHQYRVTDVDESQARRTERQISLMFVIATFLAFAFCVAYFTIDFDTTFLGWSAQNFALGFTLGSAMLLIGVGIIQWAKKIMSDHEMVEMRHPARSSDEDRSAVLADINSGIQESQIGRRPMIRNSLLGAVGALALPGVVLLKDLGPNPYGQSVTVWSRGMRIVNDVSGLPIRPADVEVGQLINAEPAVFFPAEGEEEAEIHGHELLAAKAKAAVILVRMRPEEITPEPGKENWGIDGILCFSKICTHVGCPISLWEQTTHHLLCPCHQSTFDLADNGKVIFGPAKRAVPQLPMAVDDEGYLVAVSDFPDIVGPSYPELARDQKKLDEKLDGES; encoded by the coding sequence GTGAGCGACGAGCTGCAGCGTCACGACGACACCACCCCGGCCGCGGCCGAGCCGATCGCCGACCCCGGCCTCCCGGAGCACCAGTACCGCGTCACCGACGTCGACGAGTCGCAGGCCCGGCGCACCGAGCGGCAGATCTCGCTCATGTTCGTCATCGCGACGTTCCTGGCGTTCGCGTTCTGCGTCGCGTACTTCACGATCGACTTCGACACGACGTTCCTGGGCTGGTCGGCCCAGAACTTCGCGCTCGGCTTCACCCTGGGCAGCGCCATGCTGCTGATCGGCGTGGGCATCATCCAGTGGGCCAAGAAGATCATGTCCGACCACGAGATGGTCGAGATGCGTCACCCCGCGCGCTCGTCCGACGAGGACCGCTCGGCCGTCCTGGCGGACATCAACTCCGGCATCCAGGAGAGCCAGATCGGCCGGCGCCCCATGATCCGCAACAGCCTCCTCGGCGCCGTCGGTGCCCTCGCGCTGCCCGGTGTCGTGCTGCTCAAGGATCTGGGACCCAACCCCTACGGCCAGTCGGTCACCGTCTGGTCCCGCGGCATGCGGATCGTCAACGACGTCTCCGGTCTGCCGATCCGCCCCGCCGACGTCGAGGTCGGCCAGCTCATCAACGCCGAGCCGGCCGTGTTCTTCCCCGCCGAGGGTGAGGAGGAGGCCGAGATCCACGGCCACGAGCTCCTGGCCGCGAAGGCCAAGGCGGCCGTGATCTTGGTCCGGATGCGTCCCGAGGAGATCACCCCCGAGCCCGGCAAGGAGAACTGGGGCATCGACGGGATCCTCTGCTTCTCCAAGATCTGCACCCACGTGGGCTGCCCGATCTCGCTGTGGGAGCAGACCACCCACCACCTGCTGTGCCCCTGCCACCAGTCCACGTTCGACCTCGCCGACAACGGCAAGGTGATCTTCGGCCCCGCCAAGCGCGCGGTCCCCCAGCTGCCCATGGCCGTCGACGACGAGGGTTACCTCGTCGCCGTCAGCGACTTCCCCGACATTGTCGGGCCGAGCTATCCCGAGCTCGCCCGCGACCAGAAGAAACTGGACGAGAAACTGGACGGTGAGTCATGA
- a CDS encoding cytochrome b: MTDTYTDIEKTPGGKKAAGPVGWVDDRLGLAGAARKNLRKVFPEHWSFMLGEIALWSFVVLLLTGTVLTFWYQPSMAEIVYEGSYEPFRGLEMSQAYASTLDISFDIRGGLLMRQIHHWAAALFVAAMLVHMLRVFFTGAYRKPREINWLIGVGLLALGMVNGFTGYSLPDDLLSGTGLRFVDGMIKSIPLVGSYLEFLIFGDEFPGELIIPRLYMAHILLIPALLLGLIAAHMLLLVYHKHTQWPGPGRTNDNVVGYPMLPVYAAKAGGFFFVVFGFTALLGAIIQINPVWAYGPYNPSEVTAGSQPDWYMGFSEGLVRIMPAWESTFLGFTWSWNVFIPGVGGLGLVFTSLALWPFIERWITGDDREHHLLERPRDAPTRTALGVAAMTAYGVGWAAGGNDIIATQFGLDIYALTWVFRFGFFIFPVIAFIITKRICLGLQHHDKDLVLHGYETGVIERSPDGGYSERHAPLPVSQQYSLTTRERAPALEAAVEVDENGVAAPGSRKERIRAWARKRYYDGVVDKPTGAEVEEAKHHLADHDGHPVALGEDFQGVSETGVPRVH; this comes from the coding sequence ATGACCGACACCTACACCGACATCGAGAAGACCCCCGGGGGCAAGAAGGCCGCCGGACCGGTCGGATGGGTCGATGACCGGCTCGGGCTGGCCGGCGCCGCGCGCAAGAACCTGCGCAAGGTCTTCCCCGAGCACTGGTCGTTCATGCTCGGCGAGATCGCCCTGTGGAGCTTCGTCGTCCTGCTGCTCACCGGCACCGTCCTGACCTTCTGGTACCAGCCCAGCATGGCCGAGATCGTCTACGAGGGGTCCTACGAGCCGTTCCGCGGCCTCGAGATGTCCCAGGCCTACGCCTCGACGCTCGACATCTCGTTCGACATCCGCGGCGGACTGCTGATGCGACAGATCCACCACTGGGCCGCCGCCCTGTTCGTCGCGGCGATGCTGGTGCACATGCTCCGCGTGTTCTTCACCGGTGCGTACCGCAAGCCGCGTGAGATCAACTGGCTGATCGGCGTCGGCCTGCTGGCCCTGGGCATGGTGAACGGCTTCACCGGCTACTCGCTCCCCGACGACCTGCTGTCCGGCACGGGCCTGCGGTTCGTCGACGGCATGATCAAGTCGATCCCGCTCGTCGGCTCCTACCTGGAGTTCCTGATCTTCGGTGACGAGTTCCCCGGAGAGCTGATCATCCCGCGTCTGTACATGGCGCACATCCTGCTCATCCCTGCGCTGCTGCTGGGGCTGATCGCCGCCCACATGCTGCTGCTCGTCTACCACAAGCACACGCAGTGGCCCGGCCCCGGACGGACCAACGACAACGTCGTCGGCTACCCGATGCTGCCGGTCTACGCGGCCAAGGCCGGTGGATTCTTCTTCGTGGTGTTCGGCTTCACCGCCCTGCTCGGTGCGATCATCCAGATCAACCCGGTGTGGGCCTACGGTCCGTACAACCCGTCGGAGGTCACCGCCGGCTCGCAGCCTGACTGGTACATGGGCTTCTCCGAGGGTCTGGTGCGCATCATGCCGGCCTGGGAGTCCACGTTCTTGGGGTTCACCTGGAGCTGGAACGTCTTCATCCCCGGGGTGGGCGGGCTCGGACTGGTGTTCACCTCGCTGGCGCTCTGGCCGTTCATCGAACGCTGGATCACCGGTGACGACCGTGAGCACCACCTGCTGGAGCGTCCGCGCGACGCGCCGACCCGCACCGCGCTCGGCGTCGCCGCGATGACGGCCTACGGAGTCGGATGGGCAGCCGGTGGCAACGACATCATCGCCACCCAGTTCGGTCTGGACATCTACGCCCTCACCTGGGTGTTCCGGTTCGGGTTCTTCATCTTCCCGGTCATCGCCTTCATCATCACCAAGCGCATCTGCCTGGGTCTGCAGCACCACGACAAGGACCTGGTGCTGCACGGGTACGAGACCGGCGTCATCGAGCGCTCGCCCGACGGCGGGTACTCCGAGCGGCACGCGCCGCTGCCGGTCAGCCAGCAGTACTCGCTCACCACGCGTGAGCGGGCACCTGCTCTGGAGGCGGCCGTCGAGGTCGACGAGAACGGCGTCGCCGCACCGGGCAGCCGCAAGGAGAGGATCCGGGCGTGGGCGCGCAAGCGCTACTACGACGGGGTCGTCGACAAGCCGACCGGCGCCGAGGTCGAGGAGGCCAAGCACCATCTGGCCGACCACGACGGACACCCGGTCGCGCTGGGCGAGGACTTCCAGGGCGTCTCCGAGACGGGCGTTCCGCGGGTCCACTGA
- a CDS encoding L,D-transpeptidase has product MRPASLCALLLIVLAGCSSSGGDLLDRVPPALVTTNIEADATAVAVDTLVTVAVENGTLAEVTLLDAEGTPVGGEGSDTSWTAVERLEPGTAYSLTATAEGDDGEPMTIERSFTSQDLTLDQQTYPSVAPLQGETVGVGMPVIVYFDLPVTDRATFEREMSVTAEPQQVGGWHWVSDTEVHYRPEVYWQPGSTVKVDLALNSLPAGEGIYGQLDQEVEFQVGRQVISTVDTAAHTMSVSIDGQVARTIPVTTGAPDKASRNGTKIIMEKFDAVDMDAASTGVDLTDPNYYNIPDVKWAMRLTNSGEFVHAAPWSVASQGRANVSSACVGMSTENAGWLYQNSQRGDVVVFTGSPRRLEPWNGWTDWNLDWSQWQAGSALAGEPAVAG; this is encoded by the coding sequence GTGAGACCCGCTTCCCTCTGTGCCCTGCTCCTGATCGTGCTCGCCGGCTGCTCGTCGTCCGGCGGCGATCTGCTGGACCGTGTGCCGCCGGCACTCGTGACGACCAACATCGAGGCCGACGCGACGGCCGTCGCGGTCGACACCCTCGTGACGGTCGCGGTCGAGAACGGCACGCTGGCCGAGGTCACGCTGCTGGACGCCGAGGGGACCCCTGTCGGCGGGGAGGGCTCGGACACGAGCTGGACCGCGGTCGAGCGGCTCGAGCCGGGTACCGCCTACTCCTTGACGGCGACCGCCGAGGGCGACGACGGCGAACCGATGACGATCGAGCGCTCGTTCACCTCCCAGGACCTCACGCTGGACCAGCAGACCTACCCGTCGGTGGCGCCGCTGCAGGGTGAGACCGTCGGGGTGGGGATGCCGGTGATCGTCTACTTCGACCTGCCCGTCACGGACCGCGCGACCTTCGAGCGGGAGATGTCGGTCACGGCCGAGCCGCAGCAGGTCGGCGGCTGGCACTGGGTCAGCGACACCGAGGTGCACTACCGGCCCGAGGTGTACTGGCAGCCGGGGTCCACCGTGAAGGTCGACCTGGCCCTCAACAGCCTGCCGGCGGGGGAGGGCATCTACGGACAGCTCGACCAGGAGGTCGAGTTCCAGGTGGGCCGTCAGGTCATCTCGACGGTCGACACCGCCGCCCACACGATGAGCGTCTCCATCGACGGTCAGGTGGCCCGCACGATCCCGGTCACGACGGGCGCCCCCGACAAGGCCTCGCGCAACGGCACCAAGATCATCATGGAGAAGTTCGACGCGGTCGACATGGACGCGGCCTCGACCGGCGTCGACCTGACCGATCCCAACTACTACAACATCCCCGACGTGAAGTGGGCCATGCGTCTCACCAACTCCGGCGAGTTCGTCCATGCTGCCCCGTGGTCGGTGGCGTCGCAGGGGCGGGCCAACGTCAGCAGCGCCTGCGTGGGGATGAGCACCGAGAACGCGGGATGGCTCTACCAGAACTCCCAGCGGGGCGACGTCGTGGTGTTCACCGGCAGTCCGCGCCGACTGGAGCCGTGGAACGGCTGGACCGACTGGAACCTGGACTGGTCCCAGTGGCAGGCCGGTTCGGCCCTCGCCGGCGAGCCCGCGGTCGCCGGCTGA
- a CDS encoding cytochrome c oxidase subunit 4, with protein sequence MKNELWTIAFCGVFFVLISPVYWILTGDPTGTTALIMTTLLCVVLGFYLAIVARQIPDRPEDRSDGEIAEGAGELGFFPPYSWWPLYCALAFGVVVLGIIFGWWLFAIGVVFGGAALVGWTFEYYRGIHAH encoded by the coding sequence ATGAAGAACGAGCTGTGGACCATTGCCTTCTGCGGGGTGTTCTTCGTCCTGATCTCCCCGGTCTACTGGATCCTCACGGGGGACCCGACGGGCACCACCGCCCTGATCATGACGACGCTGCTGTGCGTGGTGCTCGGCTTCTATCTCGCCATCGTGGCGCGGCAGATCCCGGACCGTCCCGAGGACCGCAGCGACGGTGAGATCGCCGAGGGCGCCGGAGAGCTGGGCTTCTTCCCGCCCTACAGCTGGTGGCCGCTGTACTGCGCCCTGGCCTTCGGCGTCGTGGTGCTGGGCATCATCTTCGGCTGGTGGCTGTTCGCCATCGGTGTCGTCTTCGGCGGCGCAGCCCTGGTCGGGTGGACTTTCGAGTACTACCGCGGCATCCACGCGCACTGA
- the ctaD gene encoding cytochrome c oxidase subunit I, which yields MYLVTSFIFFIIGGLMALVIRAELAQPGTTFVDDELYNQLFTMHGTIMLLLFATPLFFGFANAIMPLQIGAPDVAFPRLNMFSYWLYLFGGLITVSGFIAPGGAASFGWFAYAPLSDGVNSPGVGGDLWVMGLYMAGLGTILGAVNFVTTIFCMRAPGMTMFRMPIFVWNTLVTSLLVLIAFPIFAAALLALAADRMFGAHVFDAATGGPILWQHLFWFFGHPEVYIIALPFFGIVTEILPVFSRKPIFGYVGLVGATLAIAALSVAVWAHHMYVTGAVDLAFFSFMTFLIAVPTGVKFFNWIGTMWGGSLSFDTPLIFSLGFLVTFLFGGLTGVVLASPTLDFQLSDSYFVVAHFHYVVFGTVVFAMFAGFYFWWPKLTGKMLDEKLGKIHFWMLFLGFHLTFLVQHWLGVEGMPRRYVDYSPSDGFTTLNEISSIGAFLLGASTLPFFLNLWKTRSAKPVGLDDPWGWGRSLEWATSSPPPRHNFVSLPRIRSESPAFDLHHPEIAALELADNPGENGTFADAPDVSGRGEVVDDTKGDPS from the coding sequence ATGTACCTGGTCACGTCGTTCATCTTCTTCATCATCGGCGGCCTCATGGCCCTGGTGATCCGGGCCGAGCTGGCCCAGCCCGGCACGACCTTCGTCGACGACGAGCTGTACAACCAGCTGTTCACGATGCACGGCACGATCATGCTGCTGCTGTTCGCGACCCCGCTGTTCTTCGGCTTCGCCAACGCGATCATGCCGCTGCAGATCGGTGCGCCCGACGTGGCCTTCCCGCGGCTCAACATGTTCAGCTACTGGCTGTACCTGTTCGGCGGCCTCATCACCGTCTCGGGCTTCATCGCTCCCGGTGGCGCCGCCAGCTTCGGCTGGTTCGCCTACGCGCCGCTGTCCGACGGGGTCAACTCGCCCGGCGTCGGCGGTGACCTGTGGGTGATGGGCCTCTACATGGCGGGTCTCGGCACGATCCTGGGTGCCGTCAACTTCGTCACGACGATCTTCTGCATGCGCGCACCGGGCATGACGATGTTCCGGATGCCGATCTTCGTGTGGAACACGCTGGTCACGAGCCTGCTCGTGCTGATCGCGTTCCCGATCTTCGCCGCGGCCCTGCTGGCGCTGGCGGCCGACCGGATGTTCGGTGCGCACGTGTTCGACGCCGCCACCGGCGGGCCGATCCTGTGGCAGCACCTGTTCTGGTTCTTCGGCCACCCCGAGGTCTACATCATCGCCCTGCCGTTCTTCGGCATCGTGACCGAGATCCTGCCGGTGTTCAGCCGCAAGCCGATCTTCGGCTACGTCGGACTCGTCGGCGCCACCCTGGCGATCGCCGCGCTGTCGGTGGCCGTGTGGGCCCACCACATGTACGTCACCGGCGCGGTCGACCTGGCGTTCTTCTCCTTCATGACGTTCCTGATCGCGGTTCCGACCGGCGTGAAGTTCTTCAACTGGATCGGCACGATGTGGGGCGGATCCCTGTCCTTCGACACCCCGCTCATCTTCTCGCTGGGCTTCCTGGTCACCTTCCTCTTCGGTGGTCTGACCGGCGTGGTCCTGGCGTCACCGACGCTGGACTTCCAGCTCTCGGACTCCTACTTCGTCGTCGCGCACTTCCACTACGTGGTGTTCGGCACCGTGGTGTTCGCGATGTTCGCCGGCTTCTACTTCTGGTGGCCCAAGCTCACCGGCAAGATGCTCGACGAGAAGCTCGGCAAGATCCACTTCTGGATGTTGTTCCTCGGGTTCCACCTGACCTTCCTCGTGCAGCACTGGCTCGGTGTCGAGGGCATGCCCCGTCGCTACGTCGACTACAGCCCGAGTGACGGCTTCACCACCCTGAACGAGATCTCGTCGATCGGCGCGTTCCTTCTGGGCGCCTCGACGCTGCCGTTCTTCCTGAACCTGTGGAAGACCCGCTCGGCGAAGCCGGTCGGGCTGGACGACCCGTGGGGCTGGGGTCGCTCGCTGGAGTGGGCCACCTCGTCCCCGCCGCCGCGTCACAACTTCGTCTCGCTGCCGCGGATCCGTTCGGAGAGCCCGGCCTTCGACCTGCACCACCCCGAGATCGCCGCTCTCGAGCTGGCCGACAACCCGGGGGAGAACGGGACCTTCGCCGACGCGCCGGACGTGTCCGGGCGCGGCGAGGTCGTCGATGACACGAAGGGTGACCCGTCATGA